From the genome of Papaver somniferum cultivar HN1 chromosome 2, ASM357369v1, whole genome shotgun sequence, one region includes:
- the LOC113347737 gene encoding WRKY transcription factor 44-like, with translation MEDKATENNNKMVLAKPKASRPSCSKFQSFSALLTGAISTSSSSPNSICETAVAPIRPKTLRIKPAESLASNAAVSSQGEASGSAAYSLKAEIKSSVVYKPLAKPVSRKTASQLANMGMSSQQATVQVQAYAQNTSRTKHHFQTPVTTDIRQELPWPPVSINQINDPSKMALRKPKENPKDLMPTVSGDRPSYDGYNWRKYGQKQVKGSEYPRSYYKCTHPNCPVKKKVERSFDGQIAEIVYKGEHNHAKPQPPKRHTLGTLDQGLASDGTGHETSSNSLWSNSLGERNQGSENRLENRSAIGFSYNPFSYTSKAPMPYDSVTSGGAFNSSGLGTPESSYGLSGDCDEASRRINAADDETKYKRRKKENQSSDVLMSQGVQEPRVVLQGTTDVEIIGDGFRWRKYGQKVVKGNPFPRSYYRCSSLKCNVRKHVERSLDDPTAFITTYEGKHNHDMPSTRNINPSASHDMDSNPAIYKPNQ, from the exons ATGGAAGATAAAGCCACAGAAAATAACAATAAGATGGTTCTGGCTAAGCCAAAAGCTTCAAGACCCTCGTGCTCAAAGTTCCAGTCTTTCTCTGCACTCCTTACGGGTGCGATTAGcacatcatcttcatcacctAATTCAATTTGCGAGACAGCTGTAGCTCCCATTAGACCCAAGACTCTGAGGATCAAACCCGCAGAAAGTTTGGCTTCAAATGCTGCTGTTTCATCTCAG GGCGAGGCATCTGGAAGTGCAGCTTATTCCTTGAAGGCTGAAATCAAATCTTCTGTGGTATATAAACCACTGGCTAAACCTGTTTCAAGAAAAACTGCTTCTCAATTGGCAAATATG GGAATGAGTAGCCAACAAGCAACAGTTCAGGTGCAAGCTTATGCTCAAAATACAAGTCGAACAAAACACCATTTCCAAACTCCGGTTACTACAGATATTCGTCAAGAATTGCCATGGCCACCTGTTAGCATTAACCAGATCAATGATCCCTCAAAGATGGCATTGCGGAAACCTAAAGAGAATCCAAAGGATTTGATGCCAACAGTAAGTGGTGATAGACCTTCTTATGATGGGTATAACTGGAGAAAATATGGGCAGAAACAAGTGAAAGGAAGTGAGTACCCTCGAAGTTACTACAAGTGCACGCATCCAAACTGTCCAGTAAAAAAGAaggttgaaagatcatttgacgGGCAAATAGCAGAAATTGTTTACAAGGGTGAGCATAATCACGCGAAACCTCAGCCTCCTAAACGTCACACGTTAGGAACACTTGATCAAGGACTTGCATCCGATGGGACTGGTCATGAAACTAGTAGTAATTCATTATGGAGTAACTCTCTCGGTGAGAGGAACCAAGGGTCAGAAAACCGATTGGAGAATCGAAGTGCTATTGGATTTTCATATAATCCTTTTTCTTATACATCTAAAGCTCCAATGCCTTATGATTCTGTCACATCTGGTGGAGCTTTTAACAGTAGTGGTCTTGGAACTCCTGAAAGTTCTTATGGTCTGAGTGGTGATTGTGATGAAGCAAGCAGAAGAATCAATGCAGCGGATGATGAAACTAAATATAAGCGGAG GAAGAAGGAGAATCAGTCTAGTGACGTTCTAATGTCACAAGGTGTACAAGAGCCTCGAGTCGTGTTGCAAGGGACAACAGATGTGGAGATTATCGGGGATGGTTTCCGCTGGAGAAAATACGGACAGAAAGTCGTGAAAGGAAATCCATTTCCAAG AAGTTACTACAGATGCAGCAGTCTCAAGTGCAACGTCAGGAAGCATGTCGAAAGGTCATTGGATGATCCAACCGCCTTCATCACAACATACGAAGGAAAACACAATCATGACATGCCTTCTACAAGGAACATCAATCCATCTGCATCTCATGACATGGATTCTAACCCCGCGATTTACAAACCCAACCAATGA